The Pseudomonas sp. SCA2728.1_7 DNA segment GAGCTGAACCGCAACCCGCAGAACTACTTTGCTGAAGTCGAGCAAGCCGCGTTCGGCCCGAGCAACATGGTCCCAGGCGTTGGTCTCTCGCCAGACCGCATGCTGCAAGGTCGCGTGTTCGCCTATGCCGATGCTCACCGCTATCGCGTAGGTACCAATCACCAGCAGTTGCCGGTGAACGCGCCACTCAGCCCGGTGAACACTTACCAGCGTGATGGCTCGATGGCGTTCGGCAGCAACGGTGGTGCCGCGCCTAACTACGAACCGAACAGCTATACCGAAGCGCCGAAACAAGCGCCGCGTTACGCTGAACCAGCGCTGGCCTTGAGCGGTGCTGCAGATCGCTACGATCACCGCGAGGATACCGATTACTACAGCCACGCCGGCGCGCTGTTCCGACTGATGAGCGACGAGCAGAGAGCATTGCTGGTCAGCAATATCGCCGGCGCCATGTCGGGTGTTTCCAGTGATGTGGTCGATCGTCAGCTGCAGCATTTCTACAAAGCCGACCCGGCGTATGGAGAAGCAATCGCAAAGCTGCTCAACGTACAGCTTAACGAAGTCTAAACGAGAAGCAGAACCGCCCTCATTCGGGCGGTTTTTGCGTTATTTAGGCTGCTTTTCTCAGAATATCTTCGCTTTTATTGCGTGAAGCGGGTGACCTTCCAGTCAGGTTGGTTCAAACTACAGCCTTTCAAGTAGGGAGATGTAGGGCGATGCAAGGCCACCCAGACGTAATCGATTACCTCAACACGTTGCTGACCGGCGAACTGGCCGCGCGTGATCAATATTTCGTTCATTCGCGGATGTATGAGGACTGGGGGTTCACCAAGCTCTACGAGCGAATCAACCACGAGATGGAAGAAGAAGCCGGTCACGCTGATGCACTGATGCGCCGGATTCTGATGCTCGAAGGCACGCCGCGCATGCGTCCGGATGATCTGGATGTCGGCACCACTGTGCCGGAGATGCTCGAAGCCGATCTGCGTCTTGAGTACAAAGTCCGAGCTGCGCTGTGCAAAGGCATCGAGCTGTGCGAGCAGCACAAAGACTATGTCAGCCGCGAGATCCTGCGCGTGCAGTTGAACGACACCGAAGAAGATCACACCTACTGGCTGGAAAAGCAGTTGGGCCTGATCAAGCTGATCGGTCTCGAGAATTACCTGCAATCTCACACTTCCTGATTGCAAAACGATACAAAAAAGCCCCTGTCACTGATGAAGTGACAGGGGCTTTTTCATGCCCGGCGTTTAAGCCCGATCACGGATCAGCAATGGCTTGAGGTAATGGCCGGTGTGAGATTGCTTCATCTCGGCCACATCCTCAGGCGTGCCGGTGGCAATGATCTGCCCACCTTTGGAGCCGCCCTCCGGCCCCAGATCGACCAGCCAGTCGGCCGTCTTGATCACATCGAGGTTGTGTTCGATCACCACCACGGTGTTGCCGTGGTCACGCAGACGATGCAGCACGTCGAGCAATTGCTGAATATCCGCGAAGTGCAAACCGGTGGTCGGTTCATCGAGGATGTACAGGGTCTTGCCGGTATCGCGCTTCGACAGTTCGCGGGACAGCTTGACCCGCTGCGCCTCACCGCCGGACAACGTCGTCGCCGACTGTCCGAGCTTGATGTACGACAGACCGACATCCATCAGCGTTTGCAGCTTGCGCGCCAGCGCCGGCACCGCGTCGAAGAACACTCGGGCTTCCTCGATGGTCATTTCGAGGGTTTCGTGGATGCTCTTGCCCTTGTATTTGATCTCAAGGGTTTCGCGGTTGTAGCGCTTGCTCTTGCACACGTCGCACGGCACGTAGATGTCTGGCAGGAAGTGCATTTCTACCTTGATCAGACCATCGCCCTGGCACGCTTCACAACGACCGCCCTTGACGTTGAAGGAGAAACGTCCCGGACCGTAACCACGAGAGCGTGATTCGGGCACGCCGGCGAACAGTTCACGGATCGGCGTAAACAGCCCTGTATACGTCGCAGGGTTAGAGCGTGGCGTACGGCCAATCGGGCTCTGGTCGATGTCGACGACTTTGTCGAGATGCTCCAGACCTTTGATGCTGTCGTGCGCTGCCGCTTCCAGGGTGGTCGCGCCGTTTAGGGCCGTGGCGCTCAGCGGGAACAGCGTGTTGTTGATCAGCGTCGATTTGCCCGAGCCGGACACGCCGGTGACGCACGTCAGCAGACCGATCGGGATATCCAGATCGACATTGCGCAGGTTGTTACCGCGCGCCCCTTTGAGCGACAGATTGAGCTTCTTGTTGCGCGGTGTACGTTTGGCCGGCACTTCAATCTTCACCCGGCCCGACAGGTATTTGCCAGTCAGGGAATCCGGGTGTGCCATGACTTCCGCCGGCGTACCTTCGGCAACGATCTGCCCACCGTGCACCCCGGCGCCGGGGCCGATATCGACGACATAGTCAGCCAGACGAATCGCATCTTCGTCGTGCTCAACCACGATTACCGTGTTACCGATGTCGCGCAGGTGCTTGAGCGTGCCGAGCAGTCGGTCGTTATCACGCTGATGCAAGCCGATGGACGGTTCGTCGAGGATGTACAACACGCCCACCAGGCCAGCGCCGATCTGGCTGGCCAGACGAATCCGTTGCGCCTCGCCACCGGAAAGGGTGTCAGCGCTGCGATCCAGCGACAGATAGTCGAGACCGACGTTGACGAGAAACTGCAGACGCTCACGGATTTCCTTGAGAATCTTGTCCGCGATCTCGCCACGGCGGCCGGTCATCTTCAGCTGGCCGAAGTATTCGCAAGCATCACCGATCGGCAGATTGGTCACTGCCGGCAATGTCTTCTCGCCAACCCAAACGTGCCGCGCCTCGCGACGCAGGCGCGTGCCACGGCAATCCGGGCACGACTGAGTGCTGAGGAACTTGGCCAGCTCTTCGCGCACGCTTGCCGACTCGGTCTCGCGGTAGCGACGCTCAAGGTTCGGCACGATGCCTTCGAACGGGTGCGAACGTTTGACGATATCGCCACGGTCGTTGAGGTATTTGAAGTCGACGTTCTGCGAGCCGCTGCCGTGCAGGATGAATTTCTGCTGATCGGCCGGCAGTTCGTTGAACGGAACTTCGAGGCTGAAACCGTAGTGCGAGGCCAGTGAGCCGAGCATCTGGAAGTAGTAGACGTTGCGCCGGTCCCAGCCGCGGATCGCACCCTCGGCCAAAGTCAGGTCGCCGTTGACCAACCGCTTGATGTCGAAGAACTGCTTCACGCCCAGGCCATCACAGGTCGGGCAAGCGCCGGCCGGGTTGTTGAAGGAGAACAGCTTGGGTTCCAGTTCGCTGATCGCATGGCCGCAGATCGGGCAGGCGAAGCGCGCGGAGAAGATCATCTCTTCGCCCGGCTCATCGTCCATCGGCGCCACCAGTGCAATGCCGTCCGCCAGTTTCAGCGCAGTCTCGAAAGACTCGGCCAGACGTTGCTGCAGATCGGCGCGCACCTTGAAGCGGTCAACGATTACATCGATCGAGTGCTTCTTCTGTTTATCCAGTTTCGGCAGTTCGTCGAGCTCACAGATGCGGCCGTTGACCCGGGCGCGAACGAAACCTTGTGCGCGCAGCTCTTCGAAGACCGAAAGGTGTTCACCTTTACGCTCGCGGATCACCGGGGCCAACAGCATCAGTTTGCTGCCTTCCGGCTGCGCCAGCACCAGGTCAACCATCTGGCTGACGGTCTGCGCTTCCAGTGGAATATCGTGATCCGGGCAGCGCGGCGTACCGACGCGGGCATAGAGCAGGCGCAGATAGTCGTAGATTTCGGTGATGGTGCCGACCGTGGAGCGCGGGTTGTGCGAGGTCGACTTCTGTTCGATGGAGATCGCCGGCGACAGGCCTTCGATGGTGTCGACGTCGGGTTTTTCCATCATCGACAGGAACTGGCGGGCGTAGGCCGACAGTGATTCGACATAGCGGCGCTGACCTTCGGCGTACAGTGTGTCGAAGGCCAGGGACGACTTGCCGGATCCGGACAGGCCGGTGATGACGATCAGCTTGTCCCGTGGCAGGGTCAGGTCGATGTTCTTCAGGTTGTGGGTACGGGCCCCACGTATCAGGATCTTGTCCAAAGTGGCCTCGCTCGGCGGGCGTCGAAAACGTAGGAGTATACGGGCAAATACTGGATGGATGCACACTATCAAACGAAGGGTTTTTTGCCCCGGATGAAGAGAGTTTCATCTATACGCGTCAAAGCGTCGCGATATACCCCGTCTTCCGATGGGACTGGTAGAATCGCCGCCGGTTCACACGAGGTTTTTCCATGCACGATCCCCACAGCGAACGCATGAGTGGCAGCGAGACCCGCGCGGCGAGCGGTCTGGCCCTGGTGTTCGCCTTCCGTATGCTTGGCATGT contains these protein-coding regions:
- the uvrA gene encoding excinuclease ABC subunit UvrA, which codes for MDKILIRGARTHNLKNIDLTLPRDKLIVITGLSGSGKSSLAFDTLYAEGQRRYVESLSAYARQFLSMMEKPDVDTIEGLSPAISIEQKSTSHNPRSTVGTITEIYDYLRLLYARVGTPRCPDHDIPLEAQTVSQMVDLVLAQPEGSKLMLLAPVIRERKGEHLSVFEELRAQGFVRARVNGRICELDELPKLDKQKKHSIDVIVDRFKVRADLQQRLAESFETALKLADGIALVAPMDDEPGEEMIFSARFACPICGHAISELEPKLFSFNNPAGACPTCDGLGVKQFFDIKRLVNGDLTLAEGAIRGWDRRNVYYFQMLGSLASHYGFSLEVPFNELPADQQKFILHGSGSQNVDFKYLNDRGDIVKRSHPFEGIVPNLERRYRETESASVREELAKFLSTQSCPDCRGTRLRREARHVWVGEKTLPAVTNLPIGDACEYFGQLKMTGRRGEIADKILKEIRERLQFLVNVGLDYLSLDRSADTLSGGEAQRIRLASQIGAGLVGVLYILDEPSIGLHQRDNDRLLGTLKHLRDIGNTVIVVEHDEDAIRLADYVVDIGPGAGVHGGQIVAEGTPAEVMAHPDSLTGKYLSGRVKIEVPAKRTPRNKKLNLSLKGARGNNLRNVDLDIPIGLLTCVTGVSGSGKSTLINNTLFPLSATALNGATTLEAAAHDSIKGLEHLDKVVDIDQSPIGRTPRSNPATYTGLFTPIRELFAGVPESRSRGYGPGRFSFNVKGGRCEACQGDGLIKVEMHFLPDIYVPCDVCKSKRYNRETLEIKYKGKSIHETLEMTIEEARVFFDAVPALARKLQTLMDVGLSYIKLGQSATTLSGGEAQRVKLSRELSKRDTGKTLYILDEPTTGLHFADIQQLLDVLHRLRDHGNTVVVIEHNLDVIKTADWLVDLGPEGGSKGGQIIATGTPEDVAEMKQSHTGHYLKPLLIRDRA
- the bfr gene encoding bacterioferritin, giving the protein MQGHPDVIDYLNTLLTGELAARDQYFVHSRMYEDWGFTKLYERINHEMEEEAGHADALMRRILMLEGTPRMRPDDLDVGTTVPEMLEADLRLEYKVRAALCKGIELCEQHKDYVSREILRVQLNDTEEDHTYWLEKQLGLIKLIGLENYLQSHTS